The genomic DNA TGATGGCATAGCTGTCGCTTTGCAAGGTGTCCACAAGGAACATGGCTATGGTCTCGCCGTTGCTGGTTAGTTCGGCTATTTTCTGTTGTAGGGCTGTTTGGATGCACATATTAGTCTCAGGTGTCAGGGTTCGGGCGTTAGGGTTTGAGTGTTTGAAATCATATGTTCTGATTTTAAGGGCAAGTGTTTGGCTTGTCAAGGGGAGGACAATCCACAAACGAGGGCTAATCCCCGGCCGGTTCGCCACTCGGCGTGGCTTCATCAGACAGTCCGGAAGGCGGCGCTTCGTCCGGAGCGTCAACCGGCTGCGTTTCGGCTACTCGGTCTTCGGCTTCGGTGCGCCAGACACTTAGGAAGTACAGCAGCACGCTTCGGGCGGCGGCGGCGAGCGGCGGGCCTAGGATGATACCCCATAGCCCGGCGAGTTCGCTGCCCACTAGCAGCGCGGCGATTATCATCACGGGATGCAGGTTAAGTGAATCGCTCTGAATGCGCGGCACAAGCAGGGAGTTTTCCAGAAGCTGTACCAGGATATAGAGCAGAATTACCGGAATTATCATATGGGGAGCTAAGGCAAGTGTAACGATAATACCGGGGATTGCGCCGAGCCAGGGACCGATGACCGGAATAAGTTCAGTTACGCCGGCGACTATTCCCAACACCGGCGTATAGGGTGTCATATTGGGGGCGAACAACAGACTCATCAGGAACAACCCGACGAACACCACTAAGCCTACGACCAGCCCAAGAAGGAGTTGCCCCCGTATGTATGAGCCGAATACGTCGTCGAGGATACTGAGAACGTTCTCCGTGTGCCTTCTCGGACCAGGTGTGAGCGTGTTCAGCGCGCCTTCGATTATCTTGCCTTTGTCTTTGAGAACATAGAAGAGAATCAGCGGCACCATCGCGAGCCCGAGCAAGAGCGAAACGGTCTGAGACAAAACGCCCAGGGTGCTTGATGCAACTCTTTTGCCGGCTTCGACTACCAAATTGCCTATGTTCTGAGTGGCGCTCTGCACGAGGCTGTTCAGCTCCGGCGGAATGTCTATCACGAATTCGGTACTGACACTCTCGAATGTAACGCGAGCGGCCTCTATGAGGTTGGGGAGGTCTCCAATGAACGCCTGCACTTGATTAACTGTGGCAATGATGCCGGCTATGAGCGCGATGATGGCGAGGATAGCGGCGACAATGAAGATGATCGCAATGAAGACGACGCGCTTAAGCTCAGGGCGATCTGACATCCAAGGGATACGGCGTTCCAGCCAAGTCACAAATGGGTCGAGGATGTACACCAGCGCGCCGCCGATAATGAAGGGCAGCAGCGCGCTTTTGAGCTGGTACATGAGAAGGAGGATGACGATCGCGCCGAGCAGCAACCACACTAAGCGATTGATTCTAAAGTTAGAAATCATCATGCGCCTCCAAGCAGCTAGCAACTCCGGCAGCCAAAAGTTCGCTAATACGGGAGACGCCGTGGAGCGCATTCTTGATAGCAATTATGTGCCATCAAGCCGTACAAGCGACGCCCGCGCAATGTACAACATTGCCGCCGTATTAGCAACATACGGAAGCGTACTGATAGCGAATTGCCGGCGGTCGCCCCTACGGTCATTGCAAGCCGTGCTGCTTACGCCGTGCTACTTCGGATGTATTACCACCTTGCGGCGGTCGCCGTGCCCGTCGCTTTCGGTTACTACATCGGCGTGGTCTGCCAGCGCCATGTGCACTTGGCGGCGCTCGTTGGGGGGCATTGGCTCTAGGGGGATGGAGCGACCCCGCTGGGCTACTCGCTGGGCTACTCGGCGCGCTAGGTTTGCCACGGAGTCGTAGCGGCGCTGCTGGTAGCCTTCGACATCGACCATCAGGTTGGTGCGCTCGCCCATCCTGCGGCTCACCAGGAAGCTGACGATGAATTGCAGCGCGCGTAATGTCTCGCCGCGCGTGCCGATGAGCAAGCCGGAATCTTCGCCCTCTATCTCGAAGACGGGGCCTTCTTCGTCGCCGTCGTATGGCTCGCGGAGATACACGTCCGCCGCGACGCCCATCTTGCCTAGCAGTGTGCTCAGCACATCGTAGCCGACGCTAACTACCTCGGATGTCTCTTCGTCTTCATCGTAGTCGTCTTCATCATCGTAGTCGTCGTCGAAATCGTCTGCCAGCGCCGAGAAATCTGCCAGCGCGTCCGGCTGGGGCTCGTTGTCCGGTTCGTCGTCTGCGGCTGGCTCGTCTGCCGGTTCCGCAAGCGTAACACGCACGACCGCAGGTTCGCTGCCGATGCCGAGCAAGCCTCCCCTGCCCTCGTTAACGACGTCTATTTCCACCTCGTCGCGACCTGCGCCTAGCTGGTCTAGCGCGGTTTCGATTGCCTCTTCGGGTGTTCTTCCCGTTGTTTCTATCGTCCGCATTAGTTGGTGTCTCCTCTGATTCGGGAGATGCCGGCGCGACGGCGGAGGCGGACGCCCCCGCTGGTACAGGCGTCGGCGCCGATTCTCCACGATTGAACTTAAGCATATCTGTTAGGGGGCCCCAGCCGGTTACGAAGCCCTGTATTATCATTCCCACTAGGTTCGATACGACCCAGTAGAGCGCGAGACCGCTCGGGAATGTCGTGGTGAAGAAGCCGAACATTATCGGCATCATCCACAGCATCATGCGGTTCGTGGATGCCTGGCGCGGGTCCGCGGACGGCAGGGTGGTCGTCTTTTGCATCAGCCACATGGACACGCCGACAAGCACCGGCATTACGGGCAGCGAGTCCGGCTGCGCCAAGTCCAGCCACAGGAACGCGTTGTTTATGGGAATAACATCGTGCACGCCGGGCAGCCACGGGTACAAGTGCCCGGACAGCCCAACAAGGCGCTCCGGCGTGGATGGCAGCGTCTGGATGACCGCCTGAAACAGGCCGATCCAGATGGGGAATTGGATGAACAGCGGACCAAGGCAGCCTATCGGATTTACGCCGTTCGCCTTATAGACTTCCATCGTGCGGCGTGAAAGCGTCTGCCTGTCGTCCTTGTGTTTTTCCTGCAGCTCCTTGAGCTGCGGCTGCAGCGCGGTCATCTTCATCATCTGGCGGCTCTGGCGAACCGTCAGGGGGATGAGTATCAGCCGCACGATGAGCGTGAAGGCGATGATCGCCAGACCGAAGTTCAGGAAGAAGACGCTGTACAGCAAAACGAGGCTGTTTATCATCGGCTGGATGATAGCCACGTTCCATATGTCTATGAAAATCTGGAGAAACTGCATGAATCTTTTCAGTTCGTCAGTGTTTTAGTCGGTCCCTTCCCTTGACGGGGGAAGAGCCTGCTTTGCGAAGATAAAGGGGTGAAGCGAATCACCACCCACCTGCTAGAGTTCCGCCTACCCCAAGATAGTCTGCACGAGTATCGCGGCAAGTATCGCGCCACCCACACTGAATATCGCCCACAGAAGCCGCGTTTCCAAAGCCTTCAAATCGGCTTTCGTGGCAAAGTGCGTCTGTATCTCTTCGATTTGCGCTTCGTTGCGCGCTGTCCGTTCTTGAATTGTGGCCATTTCTCCCCTTTTTCAGCAGGCTGAAAGGCATTTCTATACGCTTGATAAGGTGTCAGCGACAAGTATTTATTGCATCCTGTCCATTGATGTTAGTCTGTTCAGCAGTCTTCGACCCTGCCTCGCAACACGGGTTCTTCCTCTTCGGGATTGTGCACCCACTCTTCGTCCGGGTTGCCGTTCGTCTTGACGCGCAGCGCGCGAATGGTCTTGTCCTTGGCGCTCAGGAAAACGATGTCGTCGCTCACCGCGAGCGAGGAGCGAATTTCGGTGCGCATATTGCACGAATCGACCGGATTGCCGTCGCTGATTCGCGCGATGTGCAGCCTGCCATCGTCAGAGCCTATGGCTATCATATCAAAAATGACGGCTGGCGACCCGACAATGGGGCCCTCAGTTTCGAGCGTCCAGCGCAGTTCGCCGGTGCGCTTGTCCAGCGCGTACAAATTGCCATCCAACGATGGCGCGTAAACGGTGTCGCGGTGAACAAGCGGCGAGCCCCAGTACCAGCTTCCCGCGCCTTCAAACTTCCAGCGCAGCGAGCCGTCCGCGGCGTCCACCGCGTAGAAGACGCTGTCGAACGAGCCGAAGTACACTGTGCCTGCATCGTAAGCCGGTGTCGATGCAATCGCGCCGTCAGATGTGAACTGCCAGAGCTTCGTGCCGTCTTCGAGGCTAATGGCGTACAGGTTCTTGTCCAACGATGTGGCGTAAACCACGCCGTCAACGCCGATAGGAGACGACCATATCTTGTTGCCGGTCTGGTATGTCCACAGCGAGGAGACGCTGTAGCGCCGCTGGTCGTCCGCTTCCTGCTGGAATGCGTACACACGGCCGTTGTCCGCGCCGACCAACACGATGTCGTCCACGAGTGTGGGACCGCCGACGATGGGCGAGCCTATCGGTTCGTCCCACTTCTTTTCAAGGTTCGGCACGAAGCGGGCGTAAAGCACGCCGTCGTAGCCGCCGAAGTACAGCGAGTCGTCGCGCAATACGGGCGTGCCATATACGCCGCGCTGCGCTTCTTCCCCGACAAGGTTGAAGCCGGCAATGATTTCGTCGCCGCTTTCGATGTCCAGCGCGCGCATGTCGCCGGCGCGCGTGCCGATGTACAGCGTATCGTCGCCGACCACGCCGCCCGACCAGCCTTCCGGTGTGGCGATGCGGCCGGCGCAGCCCACCAGCGCGATGAGCAGCAAGGGCAGCGCGAGTGTTATCAGGTTTCTTTTCATATTCTCGTTTCGTTCATTCCCACTCAGGTGCCTACTCAATGGGGCACCCTAAATAGGGAAAGGTTAGGACAGGAGTAAGAACTACGCCCAGCCCTATTGCTTTGTTCAGCCAAGCGTAAGAATCAGAAAAATCATGGCACTGGGTCGTAGCCGCTGGTGCCG from Chloroflexota bacterium includes the following:
- a CDS encoding AI-2E family transporter, with protein sequence MLSRMRSTASPVLANFWLPELLAAWRRMMISNFRINRLVWLLLGAIVILLLMYQLKSALLPFIIGGALVYILDPFVTWLERRIPWMSDRPELKRVVFIAIIFIVAAILAIIALIAGIIATVNQVQAFIGDLPNLIEAARVTFESVSTEFVIDIPPELNSLVQSATQNIGNLVVEAGKRVASSTLGVLSQTVSLLLGLAMVPLILFYVLKDKGKIIEGALNTLTPGPRRHTENVLSILDDVFGSYIRGQLLLGLVVGLVVFVGLFLMSLLFAPNMTPYTPVLGIVAGVTELIPVIGPWLGAIPGIIVTLALAPHMIIPVILLYILVQLLENSLLVPRIQSDSLNLHPVMIIAALLVGSELAGLWGIILGPPLAAAARSVLLYFLSVWRTEAEDRVAETQPVDAPDEAPPSGLSDEATPSGEPAGD
- a CDS encoding PQQ-binding-like beta-propeller repeat protein: MKRNLITLALPLLLIALVGCAGRIATPEGWSGGVVGDDTLYIGTRAGDMRALDIESGDEIIAGFNLVGEEAQRGVYGTPVLRDDSLYFGGYDGVLYARFVPNLEKKWDEPIGSPIVGGPTLVDDIVLVGADNGRVYAFQQEADDQRRYSVSSLWTYQTGNKIWSSPIGVDGVVYATSLDKNLYAISLEDGTKLWQFTSDGAIASTPAYDAGTVYFGSFDSVFYAVDAADGSLRWKFEGAGSWYWGSPLVHRDTVYAPSLDGNLYALDKRTGELRWTLETEGPIVGSPAVIFDMIAIGSDDGRLHIARISDGNPVDSCNMRTEIRSSLAVSDDIVFLSAKDKTIRALRVKTNGNPDEEWVHNPEEEEPVLRGRVEDC
- a CDS encoding membrane protein insertase YidC, with protein sequence MQFLQIFIDIWNVAIIQPMINSLVLLYSVFFLNFGLAIIAFTLIVRLILIPLTVRQSRQMMKMTALQPQLKELQEKHKDDRQTLSRRTMEVYKANGVNPIGCLGPLFIQFPIWIGLFQAVIQTLPSTPERLVGLSGHLYPWLPGVHDVIPINNAFLWLDLAQPDSLPVMPVLVGVSMWLMQKTTTLPSADPRQASTNRMMLWMMPIMFGFFTTTFPSGLALYWVVSNLVGMIIQGFVTGWGPLTDMLKFNRGESAPTPVPAGASASAVAPASPESEETPTNADDRNNGKNTRRGNRNRARPARRRSRRGGNRRR
- a CDS encoding protein jag, encoding MRTIETTGRTPEEAIETALDQLGAGRDEVEIDVVNEGRGGLLGIGSEPAVVRVTLAEPADEPAADDEPDNEPQPDALADFSALADDFDDDYDDEDDYDEDEETSEVVSVGYDVLSTLLGKMGVAADVYLREPYDGDEEGPVFEIEGEDSGLLIGTRGETLRALQFIVSFLVSRRMGERTNLMVDVEGYQQRRYDSVANLARRVAQRVAQRGRSIPLEPMPPNERRQVHMALADHADVVTESDGHGDRRKVVIHPK